The window GCACGCCGGACCTTCTCCGTCGTGTCCTCGTTGGGGATGTGGATGTGCATCCCCGAGCCCTCCATCGCGTCGTAGCGATAGGCGCTCTCGTCCTCGAGTTCTTCGCGGACGAGCGGGATGGTTGCAGTCTGTTCTGACGTGTGGAAGTCGTGAATAAAAGCCGAGGAGTCGAGAACGTACATACCGTTTCCGTTAGCGCTTGACGACGATGTAGTCTTTTACCGCCTGAACGCGGTTGACGGGGACGAGAAACCGGCCGTCTTCGTCGACGTCGAAATCGACGGAGCGGGTCGGAAGTTCTTCGTCAGGATCGATAACCAGGTCGTGAAGTTTCCCGGACTTGAGGTCCATCGTGATGTTGTAAAGCAATC of the Halobiforma lacisalsi AJ5 genome contains:
- a CDS encoding PRC-barrel domain-containing protein; amino-acid sequence: MSDILAENLSGKAVMGSDGTELGLLYNITMDLKSGKLHDLVIDPDEELPTRSVDFDVDEDGRFLVPVNRVQAVKDYIVVKR